A stretch of the Bradyrhizobium arachidis genome encodes the following:
- a CDS encoding FliH/SctL family protein — MAAPAKFLFDNDFAAPDRTREKAASAAEIAQKVAAAEAAAYQAGFDAGQREAKAESDRRVALAMEEIRISVQGIASRFGSVEMRMETEAVDVAVAVARKLCAELIAREPLGEIVALVRDCFSHLVATPHLVVRINDALYDSARETIERLAKQSGFEGRLVILAEPEIATGDCRIEWADGGVVLERGAIEAKIGELVGRYITASGDGAAQRI; from the coding sequence ATGGCAGCACCCGCAAAATTCCTGTTCGACAACGACTTCGCCGCGCCCGACCGTACCCGCGAGAAGGCTGCAAGCGCGGCCGAGATCGCGCAGAAAGTTGCCGCCGCGGAAGCCGCCGCCTACCAGGCCGGCTTCGACGCCGGCCAGCGCGAGGCCAAGGCCGAGAGCGACCGGCGGGTCGCGCTGGCGATGGAAGAGATCCGGATTTCCGTGCAGGGCATCGCGTCGCGCTTTGGCAGCGTCGAGATGAGGATGGAGACCGAGGCCGTCGACGTCGCGGTGGCTGTGGCGCGCAAATTGTGCGCCGAACTGATCGCCCGCGAGCCGCTCGGCGAGATCGTCGCGCTGGTGCGCGACTGCTTCTCGCACCTCGTCGCGACGCCGCATCTGGTCGTGCGCATCAACGATGCGCTCTACGACAGCGCGCGCGAGACGATCGAGCGGCTGGCCAAGCAGAGCGGCTTCGAAGGACGGCTGGTGATCCTGGCCGAGCCGGAGATCGCGACCGGCGACTGCCGGATCGAATGGGCCGACGGCGGCGTCGTGCTGGAACGCGGCGCGATCGAGGCCAAGATCGGCGAGCTCGTCGGGCGCTACATCACGGCGTCCGGCGACGGCGCGGCGCAGAGGATCTGA
- a CDS encoding sigma-54-dependent Fis family transcriptional regulator — MRLLIVGTLKGQLTTATKIAMENGATVTHAEDNEQAMRVLRGGKGADLLLVDVALDIRDLVMRLEAEHIHAPIVACGITNDARAAVAAIHAGAKEYIPLPPEPELIAAVLAAVANDSRELVYRDEAMGRVIKLAQQIAGSDASVMITGESGTGKEVLARYVHTRSARAKRPFISINCAAIPEHLLESELFGHEKGAFTGAVARRIGKFEEATGGTLLLDEISEMDVRLQSKLLRAIQERVIDRVGGTKPVPVDIRIIATSNRNLADAVRDGTFREDLLFRLNVVNLKIPPLRDRPADILELAQHFVKKYADANGVPLRPISVDARQVLTANRWQGNVRELENTMHRAVLMAQGDEIGPDAIITPDGDRLDLAKTAPAVAHATFAAEQVTRALVGRTVADVERDLILETLKHCLGNRTHAANILGISIRTLRNKLNEYADGGIPIPPAGVPGEYPRMPAMG; from the coding sequence ATGCGGCTTCTCATCGTTGGCACACTGAAGGGCCAGCTCACCACCGCCACCAAGATCGCGATGGAGAACGGCGCCACCGTGACCCATGCGGAGGACAACGAGCAGGCCATGCGGGTGCTGCGCGGCGGCAAGGGCGCCGACCTCTTGCTGGTCGACGTCGCCCTCGACATCCGCGATCTCGTGATGCGGCTCGAAGCCGAGCACATCCACGCCCCGATCGTCGCCTGCGGCATCACCAACGACGCCCGCGCCGCGGTTGCCGCGATCCACGCCGGCGCCAAGGAATACATCCCGCTGCCGCCGGAGCCGGAGCTGATCGCCGCCGTGCTCGCCGCGGTCGCCAACGATTCCCGCGAGCTGGTCTACCGCGACGAGGCGATGGGCCGCGTCATCAAGCTCGCGCAGCAGATCGCCGGCTCCGACGCCTCTGTCATGATCACCGGCGAATCCGGTACCGGCAAGGAAGTGCTGGCGCGCTACGTCCACACCCGCTCGGCCCGCGCCAAGCGCCCCTTCATCTCCATCAACTGCGCGGCGATCCCCGAGCATCTGCTGGAGTCCGAGCTGTTCGGCCATGAGAAGGGTGCCTTCACCGGCGCGGTGGCCCGCCGCATCGGCAAGTTCGAGGAGGCAACCGGCGGCACGCTGCTGCTCGACGAAATCTCCGAGATGGACGTTCGCCTGCAATCGAAGCTGCTGCGCGCCATCCAGGAGCGCGTCATCGACCGCGTCGGCGGCACCAAGCCGGTGCCGGTGGACATCCGCATCATCGCGACCTCGAACCGCAACCTGGCGGACGCCGTGCGCGACGGCACGTTCCGCGAGGACCTGCTGTTCCGCCTCAACGTCGTGAACCTGAAGATCCCGCCGCTGCGCGATCGCCCCGCCGACATTCTGGAGCTCGCCCAGCACTTCGTGAAGAAATACGCCGACGCCAACGGCGTGCCGCTGCGCCCGATCTCGGTCGATGCGCGGCAGGTGCTCACCGCCAACCGCTGGCAGGGCAACGTCCGCGAGCTCGAAAACACCATGCACCGCGCGGTGCTGATGGCGCAGGGCGACGAGATCGGACCCGACGCCATCATCACCCCGGACGGCGACCGCCTCGACCTCGCCAAGACCGCGCCGGCCGTGGCGCATGCGACCTTCGCCGCCGAGCAGGTGACGCGGGCGCTCGTCGGCCGCACGGTGGCCGACGTCGAGCGCGACCTGATCCTGGAGACACTGAAGCACTGCCTCGGCAACCGGACGCATGCCGCGAACATTCTGGGCATCTCGATCCGCACGCTGCGCAACAAGCTCAACGAATATGCCGACGGCGGCATCCCGATCCCGCCCGCCGGCGTCCCCGGCGAATACCCGCGCATGCCCGCGATGGGGTGA
- the mnmA gene encoding tRNA 2-thiouridine(34) synthase MnmA has protein sequence MLNSLDLEGRPQDTRVVVAMSGGVDSSTTAALLKAEGYDVVGITLQLYDHGAATHRKGACCAGQDIHDARDVAAKLGIPHYVLDYEDRFRESVIDNFADSYALGETPVPCIECNRSVKFRDLLKTARELGATALATGHYVASRSLDDGSRALVCAADSDRDQSYFLFATTREQLDFLRFPLGDMTKPQTRELARRFDLAVADKHDSQDICFVPTGRYTDIITRLRPNAMEPGDIVDLDGRIIGQHHGIANFTVGQRRGLGIASGSPLYVVRLEAATRRVVVGPREALKMHRIVLRDVNWIGDGDIDRAIGSGLEMYVRVRSTRAPQPAWLRGADGHYEVELVAGEEGVSPGQACVFYDAPSGQARVLGGGFIQSAASKVVAATARPLAEAVRG, from the coding sequence ATGCTCAACAGTCTGGATCTCGAAGGCCGTCCGCAGGACACCAGGGTCGTCGTCGCCATGTCCGGCGGCGTCGACTCCTCGACGACGGCTGCGCTGTTGAAGGCGGAGGGTTACGACGTCGTCGGCATCACGCTGCAGCTCTACGACCATGGCGCGGCGACCCATCGCAAGGGTGCATGCTGCGCCGGCCAGGACATTCACGACGCCCGCGACGTCGCCGCAAAGCTCGGCATTCCCCATTACGTGCTCGACTATGAGGATCGCTTTCGCGAGTCCGTCATCGACAATTTTGCCGACAGCTACGCGCTTGGCGAGACGCCGGTGCCGTGCATCGAGTGCAATCGCTCGGTCAAGTTTCGCGATCTCCTGAAGACCGCGCGCGAGTTAGGGGCGACCGCGCTCGCCACCGGCCACTACGTCGCCTCGCGCAGCCTCGATGACGGTTCGCGCGCACTCGTCTGCGCGGCCGACAGCGATCGCGACCAGAGCTATTTCCTGTTCGCGACCACGCGCGAGCAGCTCGACTTTTTGCGCTTCCCGCTCGGCGACATGACCAAGCCGCAGACCCGCGAGCTCGCGCGCCGCTTCGACCTCGCGGTCGCCGACAAGCACGACAGCCAGGACATCTGCTTCGTGCCGACGGGCCGCTACACCGACATCATCACGCGGCTGCGGCCGAACGCGATGGAGCCCGGCGACATCGTCGATCTCGACGGTCGCATCATCGGCCAGCATCACGGCATCGCCAATTTCACGGTCGGCCAGCGCCGCGGTCTCGGCATCGCCTCCGGCTCGCCGCTCTACGTGGTGCGGCTGGAAGCAGCGACCCGCCGTGTCGTCGTCGGCCCGCGCGAGGCGCTAAAGATGCACCGTATCGTACTGCGCGACGTCAACTGGATCGGCGACGGTGACATCGACCGCGCGATCGGCAGCGGGCTCGAAATGTATGTGCGCGTGCGCTCGACGCGCGCGCCGCAGCCGGCCTGGCTGCGCGGCGCCGACGGTCACTACGAGGTCGAGCTGGTCGCGGGCGAGGAGGGCGTGTCGCCCGGACAGGCCTGTGTGTTCTACGACGCGCCATCGGGGCAGGCGCGCGTGCTTGGCGGCGGTTTTATCCAGAGCGCGGCGTCGAAGGTCGTTGCGGCCACCGCGCGGCCGCTGGCCGAAGCCGTGCGCGGCTAA
- a CDS encoding class I SAM-dependent methyltransferase, with protein sequence MAADISRAGVEKAYGRWAPVYDLVFGKVFDQGRQSTIEVADKIGGRVLDVGVGTGLSLSDYSRSTKLCGVDISEPMLRRAMKRVREMKLSNVEVLSVMDAKNLAFPDGCFDAVVAQYVITAVPDPEGTLDEFVRVLKPGGELILVNHIGAETGPRRAFELAFAPVARRLGWRPEFPWARLANWQKRHGGVTLAERRPMPPMGHFSLIRYRKA encoded by the coding sequence ATGGCAGCAGATATCTCGCGGGCCGGGGTCGAGAAGGCCTATGGCCGCTGGGCGCCGGTCTACGATCTCGTGTTCGGCAAGGTTTTTGACCAGGGCCGGCAATCCACCATCGAGGTCGCCGACAAGATCGGCGGCCGCGTGCTCGACGTCGGCGTCGGCACCGGCCTGTCGCTGTCGGATTATTCGCGCTCGACCAAACTGTGCGGCGTCGACATTTCCGAGCCGATGCTGCGCCGGGCGATGAAGCGCGTGCGCGAGATGAAGCTTAGCAATGTCGAGGTGCTCTCGGTGATGGACGCGAAAAACCTCGCGTTTCCCGACGGCTGCTTCGACGCCGTCGTCGCGCAATATGTCATCACGGCCGTGCCGGATCCCGAAGGCACGCTCGACGAGTTCGTGCGTGTGCTCAAGCCTGGCGGCGAGCTCATCCTGGTCAACCACATCGGCGCCGAGACCGGTCCGCGCCGCGCCTTCGAGCTCGCCTTTGCGCCGGTCGCGCGCAGGCTCGGCTGGCGGCCGGAGTTTCCGTGGGCGCGGCTCGCCAACTGGCAGAAGCGCCACGGCGGCGTCACGCTCGCCGAGCGCCGGCCGATGCCGCCGATGGGGCACTTTTCGCTGATCCGTTACCGCAAAGCATGA
- a CDS encoding GYD domain-containing protein, whose translation MPLFISYVSYSNAGIKGMVDKPTDRTAVIGAMVEKAGGKLQGAFMTTGPHDALIVTEFPDGADAVAIGMAAAASGAISKIETVRAWKMGEFKAIAEKAAKLASSYVPPGK comes from the coding sequence ATGCCGTTGTTCATCTCGTACGTCTCCTACTCAAATGCCGGCATCAAGGGAATGGTCGACAAGCCGACTGACCGCACGGCGGTCATCGGTGCGATGGTCGAGAAGGCCGGCGGAAAGCTCCAGGGAGCTTTCATGACCACCGGCCCGCATGATGCGCTGATCGTCACGGAGTTTCCCGACGGCGCCGATGCCGTCGCCATCGGAATGGCCGCTGCCGCAAGCGGCGCCATTTCCAAGATCGAGACCGTGCGCGCCTGGAAGATGGGTGAATTCAAAGCCATTGCGGAGAAGGCCGCCAAGCTTGCGAGCTCCTACGTCCCGCCGGGCAAGTAG
- a CDS encoding flagellar hook assembly protein FlgD, with protein sequence MATTGVAPSVVSGTTDIPKTSTSSTLSSSTGSTLAGNFQTFLTLLTTQLQNQNPLDPLDTNQFTQQLVQFAGVEQQLKTNDTLSQLVTLQQTTQATQALGFVGKTAVVDGTTATMTNSSATWHLNVPSSATVDISIANSSGQTVFTGKYTAGAGTDIPFTWNGQGNDGTQWPDGKYTISATGKDASGNTVGIAAQVQGTVSSVDLTQSPPLLTIDGNTYTVSQVKSIVNASN encoded by the coding sequence ATGGCCACCACCGGCGTTGCGCCTTCCGTCGTTTCGGGAACCACCGACATCCCGAAGACATCGACGAGCTCGACCCTGAGCTCCTCCACGGGCTCGACGCTCGCGGGTAATTTCCAGACCTTTCTGACGCTGCTCACCACGCAGCTCCAGAACCAGAACCCGCTCGATCCGCTCGACACCAACCAGTTCACCCAGCAGCTCGTGCAGTTCGCCGGTGTCGAACAGCAGCTCAAGACCAACGACACACTCTCGCAGCTCGTCACGCTGCAGCAGACCACGCAGGCAACGCAGGCGCTCGGTTTCGTCGGCAAGACCGCCGTGGTCGACGGCACCACCGCGACGATGACGAATTCGTCGGCGACCTGGCACCTGAACGTTCCGAGCAGCGCGACCGTCGATATTTCGATCGCGAACTCGAGTGGCCAGACCGTCTTCACCGGCAAATACACCGCCGGCGCCGGCACCGACATTCCCTTCACCTGGAACGGCCAGGGCAATGACGGCACCCAGTGGCCCGACGGCAAATACACGATCTCGGCGACGGGCAAGGATGCCTCAGGCAATACGGTGGGCATCGCTGCGCAGGTCCAGGGCACGGTGTCGTCGGTCGACCTGACCCAGTCGCCGCCGCTTTTGACCATCGACGGCAACACCTACACCGTCAGCCAGGTCAAGAGCATCGTCAACGCCAGCAACTGA
- a CDS encoding DUF1153 domain-containing protein, producing MTEPHRPRVKYVIGPDGSPLTIADLPAPGTKRWVIRRKAEVVAAVRGGLLSLEEACSRYTLTVDEFLSWQFSIDQHGLAGLRTTRIQQYRQ from the coding sequence ATGACAGAACCCCATCGCCCGAGGGTAAAATACGTCATCGGGCCGGACGGCAGCCCGTTAACGATTGCCGATCTTCCCGCGCCCGGAACCAAACGGTGGGTCATCCGCCGCAAGGCCGAGGTGGTAGCGGCAGTTCGCGGCGGTCTCCTCTCGCTTGAGGAAGCCTGCAGCCGCTATACCCTCACCGTCGACGAATTCCTTTCCTGGCAGTTTTCCATCGACCAGCACGGTCTTGCGGGCCTGCGCACCACCCGCATTCAGCAATATCGCCAGTAA
- the fliN gene encoding flagellar motor switch protein FliN encodes MSDTDGQVPLPDLNGPAPPTNPGDIGYNEDEYAARVAADLEAVFDVPVQVSAVLGRSKMDVGELLKLGPGTVLELDRRVGEAIDIYVNNRLVARGEVVLVEDKLGVTMTEIIKTERG; translated from the coding sequence ATGAGCGACACTGACGGGCAGGTCCCGCTTCCCGATCTCAACGGCCCGGCGCCGCCGACCAACCCCGGCGACATCGGCTACAACGAGGACGAATATGCGGCCCGCGTCGCCGCCGACCTCGAGGCGGTATTCGACGTGCCGGTGCAGGTCTCGGCGGTGCTCGGCCGCTCGAAGATGGATGTCGGCGAGCTCTTGAAGCTCGGGCCCGGCACCGTGCTCGAGCTCGACCGGCGTGTCGGCGAAGCCATCGACATCTACGTCAACAACCGTCTCGTCGCCCGCGGCGAGGTGGTTCTGGTCGAAGACAAGCTCGGCGTGACCATGACGGAAATCATCAAGACGGAACGCGGCTAG
- a CDS encoding flagellar hook-length control protein FliK: MVSVTSDVAASVPVPSTPSKSAKSQPKTAGDQFGALVDSNTAAASTQTADPAPRRSDTANRASDKTSSDKTTSDKSSRDTSASDKTSQATSNEATDDSAPADKDAAGPAKTKDKSDTSETKSAAKSDESKSDESKSKQADESDGLAAAVQAADAAQQQAASQAVPDPTAVIVPVTVAPTDIAAAGTQTGANTDSPLTIAAAGIAASASTAAQIATPATTKTDAATATTDTIATTTDADAAAAKAALADAAAAGTTDTAPTDPQQTSGALAAAIDKATPKTAFKEAVTAQSNKDVSDITGGQDTTKPGGLTATTANSAAAATNAPAHAQTAKPESNGTTTEAKTDTADRTAPAAPATPTPHGHAANTQPQVSAPDPSAQAAAAIQAPTTNTISSTSASTATLTATAATSTAVPLSGLPVEIAAAARAGKTQFDIRLDPAELGRIDVRIAVDRNGQVTSHLTVEKPETLSMLRQDAPQLQRALDDAGLKTGNNGLSFSLRDQSSSGQNNGNANDNGGNARRLIVSDDEAMPAAVAGRSYGRMLSSSSGVDIRV, encoded by the coding sequence GTGGTCAGCGTGACGTCCGACGTAGCCGCCAGCGTGCCGGTGCCGAGCACACCGTCGAAATCCGCAAAATCGCAGCCGAAGACGGCCGGCGACCAATTCGGCGCGCTCGTGGACAGCAATACGGCCGCCGCCAGCACGCAGACGGCGGATCCGGCGCCGCGCCGGTCCGACACCGCCAATCGTGCGTCCGATAAGACCTCCTCCGACAAGACCACGTCCGACAAGAGCTCCCGCGACACCTCCGCATCCGACAAGACGTCGCAGGCGACCTCGAACGAGGCGACCGATGATTCGGCGCCGGCCGACAAGGACGCCGCGGGCCCGGCCAAGACCAAGGACAAGTCGGATACATCAGAGACCAAATCGGCGGCGAAGTCCGATGAGTCCAAGTCCGATGAGTCCAAGTCCAAGCAGGCCGACGAGAGCGATGGCCTTGCCGCCGCCGTGCAGGCAGCCGACGCCGCGCAGCAGCAAGCGGCCAGCCAGGCCGTGCCCGATCCGACCGCCGTCATCGTGCCTGTAACAGTCGCTCCGACCGATATCGCTGCGGCCGGGACCCAAACCGGCGCCAACACCGATTCGCCCCTGACGATCGCGGCCGCAGGGATTGCGGCGAGCGCCTCGACCGCGGCGCAGATCGCAACACCCGCGACGACCAAGACCGACGCTGCGACCGCGACCACCGACACGATCGCCACGACGACAGACGCCGATGCCGCCGCGGCAAAGGCCGCGCTCGCGGATGCTGCTGCAGCCGGCACGACCGACACTGCGCCGACAGATCCGCAGCAGACCAGCGGCGCGCTCGCGGCCGCGATCGACAAGGCGACGCCAAAGACCGCGTTCAAGGAAGCCGTCACCGCGCAATCCAACAAGGATGTGTCTGACATCACCGGCGGGCAAGACACCACCAAGCCGGGCGGCCTCACTGCGACAACGGCCAATTCCGCTGCTGCTGCCACGAATGCGCCTGCGCATGCGCAGACCGCAAAACCAGAAAGCAACGGCACCACGACCGAGGCCAAGACGGACACCGCCGATCGCACAGCACCGGCCGCTCCCGCCACACCGACCCCGCACGGTCATGCTGCCAATACGCAGCCGCAGGTGAGCGCGCCCGATCCGAGCGCCCAGGCCGCAGCCGCGATCCAGGCACCGACTACGAACACCATTTCGAGCACGTCAGCCTCCACTGCAACGCTGACCGCGACCGCCGCGACGTCGACGGCCGTGCCGCTCAGCGGATTGCCGGTCGAAATCGCCGCCGCCGCGCGCGCCGGAAAAACCCAATTCGACATCCGCCTCGATCCTGCCGAGCTTGGCCGCATCGACGTCCGCATCGCGGTCGACCGCAACGGCCAGGTCACCTCGCATTTGACGGTCGAAAAGCCGGAGACGCTGTCGATGCTGCGCCAGGACGCGCCGCAATTGCAGCGCGCGCTCGACGATGCCGGCCTCAAGACCGGCAACAACGGCCTTTCCTTCAGCCTGCGCGACCAGTCGTCGTCCGGGCAGAACAACGGCAATGCCAACGACAATGGCGGCAACGCCCGCCGCCTGATCGTCAGCGACGACGAGGCGATGCCGGCCGCCGTCGCCGGGCGCAGCTATGGCCGCATGCTCTCGTCGAGCAGCGGCGTCGACATCAGAGTGTAA
- the fliG gene encoding flagellar motor switch protein FliG gives MAGSLQNANSQDITSVISTLGQRAGARSGDAKSEPISGPRRAAILMLALGEQYGGKIWQLLDDDEVRQLSLEMSTLGTVEVDTVEDMLLEFVSRMSASGALMGNFDATERLLQQYLAPERVNGIMDEIRGPAGRNMWEKLSNVQEEVLANYLKNEYPQTIAVVLSKLKPEHAARVLGILPEELALDVVNRMLKMEAVQKEVIESVEKTLRTEFMSNLSQTRRRDAHEVMAEIFNNFDRQTETRFITSLEEENRESAERIKALMFTFDDLVKLDSGSAQTLMRNVDKDKLGVALKSANEDVRNFFFGNMSSRAAKMLQDDMAAMGPVRLRDVDEAQALLVNLAKDLAAKGEIMLTKNRADDELVY, from the coding sequence ATGGCCGGCTCGTTACAGAACGCCAACTCCCAGGACATCACCAGCGTCATCTCGACGCTCGGACAGCGCGCAGGCGCCCGGTCCGGTGACGCCAAGTCCGAGCCAATTTCTGGCCCCCGGCGCGCCGCGATCCTGATGCTGGCGCTCGGCGAGCAATATGGCGGCAAGATCTGGCAATTGCTCGACGACGACGAGGTGCGCCAGCTCTCGCTCGAAATGTCGACGCTCGGCACGGTCGAGGTCGACACGGTCGAGGACATGCTGCTCGAATTCGTCTCGCGCATGTCGGCCTCCGGCGCGCTGATGGGCAATTTCGACGCCACCGAGCGGCTGTTGCAGCAGTACCTCGCGCCGGAGCGCGTCAACGGCATCATGGACGAGATCCGTGGCCCTGCCGGGCGCAACATGTGGGAAAAGCTCTCCAACGTGCAGGAAGAGGTTCTCGCCAACTATCTGAAGAACGAATACCCGCAGACCATCGCCGTGGTGCTCTCGAAGCTGAAGCCGGAGCACGCCGCGCGCGTGCTCGGCATCCTTCCCGAGGAGCTGGCGCTCGACGTCGTCAACCGCATGCTGAAGATGGAGGCGGTGCAGAAGGAGGTGATCGAGAGCGTGGAGAAGACGCTGCGCACCGAGTTCATGTCCAACCTGTCGCAGACTCGGCGCCGCGACGCCCACGAGGTGATGGCCGAGATCTTCAACAATTTCGACCGCCAGACCGAAACCCGCTTCATCACCTCGCTGGAAGAGGAAAACCGCGAGTCCGCCGAGCGCATCAAGGCGCTGATGTTCACCTTCGACGACCTCGTGAAGCTCGACTCCGGATCGGCGCAGACCCTGATGCGCAACGTCGACAAGGACAAGCTCGGCGTCGCGCTCAAGAGTGCCAACGAGGACGTCCGCAACTTCTTCTTCGGCAACATGTCCTCGCGCGCGGCCAAGATGCTCCAGGACGACATGGCGGCGATGGGCCCGGTCCGTCTGCGCGATGTCGACGAGGCGCAGGCGCTGCTGGTCAATCTCGCAAAGGACCTCGCCGCCAAGGGCGAGATCATGCTGACCAAGAACCGCGCTGACGACGAGCTGGTGTATTGA
- the fliF gene encoding flagellar basal-body MS-ring/collar protein FliF — MQGLLDFLKGIGAARFAAMIAVTAALIGFFAFVILRVTTPQMTTLFTDLSVEDSSGIIKDLERQGIPFEIRNEGSIIMVPKDKVTRLRMKLAEGGLPKGGGVGYEVFDKSDALGTTSFVQNINHLRALEGELARTIRAIDRIQAARVHLVLPERPLFSREAPEPSASIVLRVRGSLEAQQIRAIRHLVASAVNGLKPQRVSIVDEAGQLLADGAATDPEQAIGDERRAAFEKRMRKQIEEIVSSVVGSGRARVQLSADFDFNKITQTSDKFDPEGRVLRSSQTREESSMSAENNGQVTVNNELPGNGAGGGGVVPKDQSKKSEETNNYEISRTTKTEVTEVGRVNRISVAVLVDGIYSKNEKGELAYTDRPKEQLDRIAAVVRSAIGFDQKRGDQVEVVNLRFADAPATAPIGEPSGFLGMLQFTKDDVMYVIELGVMMLLGLVVMFMVIRPLVKRILASDEVTAAITAAIAGPATEESAPATGPGGQPLLPSAAASAIDVATIQGQVHAQSVHRVGELAERNPNETVAIIRQWLTEPAK; from the coding sequence TTGCAAGGTCTGTTGGACTTCCTGAAGGGTATCGGCGCCGCTCGGTTTGCGGCGATGATCGCGGTGACCGCCGCGCTCATCGGCTTTTTCGCGTTTGTCATCCTGCGCGTCACCACGCCCCAGATGACGACGCTGTTCACCGACCTCTCGGTCGAGGACTCTTCCGGCATCATCAAGGACCTGGAACGCCAGGGCATCCCGTTCGAGATTCGCAACGAGGGCAGCATCATCATGGTGCCCAAGGACAAGGTCACCCGTCTCCGCATGAAGCTCGCCGAGGGCGGCCTGCCCAAGGGCGGCGGCGTCGGCTACGAAGTCTTCGACAAGTCGGATGCCCTCGGCACTACCAGTTTCGTCCAGAACATCAATCACTTGCGGGCGCTGGAGGGCGAGCTCGCCCGCACCATCCGCGCCATCGACCGGATCCAGGCCGCCCGCGTCCATCTCGTGTTGCCCGAGCGTCCGCTGTTCTCGCGCGAGGCGCCGGAGCCGTCGGCCTCGATCGTGCTGCGCGTGCGCGGCTCGCTCGAGGCGCAGCAGATCCGCGCCATCCGCCACCTCGTCGCCTCCGCCGTCAACGGCTTGAAGCCGCAGCGCGTCTCGATCGTGGACGAGGCCGGCCAGCTGCTCGCCGACGGCGCTGCCACCGATCCCGAGCAGGCGATCGGCGACGAGCGCCGCGCCGCCTTCGAGAAGCGGATGCGCAAGCAGATCGAGGAGATCGTCTCCTCGGTGGTCGGCTCGGGCCGCGCCCGCGTCCAGCTGTCCGCCGATTTCGACTTCAACAAGATCACCCAGACCTCGGACAAGTTCGATCCCGAAGGCCGCGTGTTGCGCTCCAGCCAGACGCGGGAAGAGAGCAGCATGTCGGCCGAGAACAACGGCCAGGTCACGGTCAACAACGAGCTGCCGGGCAATGGCGCGGGCGGCGGCGGCGTGGTCCCCAAGGACCAGAGCAAGAAGAGCGAAGAGACCAACAATTACGAGATCTCCCGTACCACCAAGACCGAGGTAACCGAGGTCGGCCGGGTCAACCGCATCTCCGTCGCGGTCCTGGTCGATGGCATCTACTCCAAGAACGAGAAGGGCGAGCTCGCCTACACGGATCGTCCCAAAGAGCAGCTCGACCGCATCGCCGCCGTGGTGCGCTCGGCGATCGGGTTCGACCAGAAGCGCGGCGACCAGGTCGAGGTCGTGAACCTGCGCTTTGCCGATGCGCCGGCGACCGCCCCGATCGGCGAGCCCTCGGGCTTCCTCGGCATGCTCCAGTTCACCAAGGATGACGTCATGTACGTCATCGAGCTCGGCGTGATGATGCTGCTGGGCCTCGTCGTGATGTTCATGGTGATCCGGCCGCTGGTGAAGCGCATCCTCGCCTCCGATGAGGTCACGGCCGCCATCACCGCTGCCATTGCCGGCCCGGCGACGGAAGAGTCCGCGCCGGCCACGGGCCCCGGCGGCCAGCCTCTGCTGCCGAGCGCCGCGGCAAGCGCGATCGACGTCGCCACCATTCAGGGCCAGGTCCACGCCCAATCCGTTCATCGCGTCGGCGAACTCGCCGAGCGCAATCCCAATGAAACCGTCGCCATCATCCGTCAGTGGCTGACCGAACCCGCGAAATGA